In Candidatus Binatia bacterium, one DNA window encodes the following:
- a CDS encoding SRPBCC family protein yields the protein MAEAEQSYTTEIEASVEQCWDVLLDFDRYPAWSGPVTACKVLERDADGRARVVEMTLDMKIRNVRYVLQYEYDVPRRADWHLVEGDVTSITGSYEFEPIAPNRTRATCRQAVDLGFWVPGPLRRMIERQALRDSVHEFKAEAERKAGASG from the coding sequence ATGGCCGAAGCGGAACAGAGCTACACGACGGAGATCGAGGCAAGCGTCGAGCAGTGCTGGGACGTGCTGCTCGACTTCGACCGCTACCCGGCGTGGAGCGGTCCCGTCACCGCCTGCAAGGTGCTCGAGCGCGACGCGGACGGCCGCGCCCGGGTCGTCGAGATGACGCTCGACATGAAGATCCGCAACGTGCGCTACGTCCTCCAGTACGAGTACGACGTCCCGCGCCGCGCCGACTGGCACCTCGTCGAGGGCGACGTGACGAGCATCACGGGCAGCTACGAGTTCGAGCCCATCGCGCCGAACCGCACGCGCGCGACCTGCCGCCAGGCGGTCGACCTCGGCTTCTGGGTGCCGGGGCCGCTGCGCCGCATGATCGAGCGCCAGGCGCTGCGCGACTCCGTGCACGAGTTCAAGGCCGAGGCCGAGCGCAA